A region of Fibrobacter succinogenes subsp. succinogenes S85 DNA encodes the following proteins:
- a CDS encoding deoxyribonuclease IV: MHIGCHLSSSGGFLAMGETALSIGADTFQFFTRNPRGGAAKPFDKADAEALNAFMDAHSFAPILAHAPYTLNACAADPSLRQYAQDVMKDDLFRMDHFPHAMYNFHPGSHVKQGVDVGIELISQHLNNILHKDLKTKVLLETMAGKGSEIGRTFEELRAIIDRVELSEKVGVCLDTCHVFDGGYDIVNHLDDVLESFDKVFGLKRLRAIHLNDSKNPMGSHKDRHEVIGGGNIGLEALVNVVNHPALKGLPFYLETPNELPGYAAEIALMRSRER; encoded by the coding sequence ATGCATATTGGTTGTCATCTCTCGTCTTCGGGCGGCTTTTTGGCGATGGGCGAGACAGCCCTTTCCATTGGGGCCGATACGTTCCAGTTCTTTACGCGAAACCCGCGCGGTGGGGCCGCAAAGCCGTTTGACAAGGCTGATGCCGAAGCGCTAAATGCGTTTATGGACGCTCACAGCTTTGCTCCGATTTTAGCGCATGCTCCATACACGTTGAATGCTTGTGCTGCTGATCCGTCGCTGAGGCAATATGCACAAGATGTGATGAAAGATGACTTGTTCCGCATGGATCATTTCCCGCATGCGATGTATAACTTTCATCCGGGCAGTCATGTGAAGCAAGGTGTTGATGTCGGAATAGAACTCATTTCGCAGCACCTGAACAACATTTTGCATAAAGACCTCAAGACGAAAGTGCTTTTGGAAACGATGGCGGGCAAGGGGAGTGAAATTGGCCGTACTTTTGAGGAATTGCGTGCGATTATAGACCGCGTTGAACTCAGCGAAAAAGTCGGAGTCTGCCTGGATACTTGCCATGTATTTGATGGCGGTTACGACATCGTAAATCATCTGGATGATGTATTGGAATCGTTTGACAAAGTCTTTGGTTTAAAACGCCTGAGAGCGATTCATTTGAACGACAGCAAGAATCCGATGGGTAGCCACAAGGATCGTCACGAAGTCATTGGGGGTGGAAACATCGGGCTTGAAGCTCTTGTGAACGTCGTGAACCATCCGGCATTGAAAGGACTTCCGTTCTATCTGGAAACTCCGAACGAGTTGCCTGGATACGCCGCAGAAATTGCCTTGATGCGAAGCCGTGAACGATAA
- the floA gene encoding flotillin-like protein FloA (flotillin-like protein involved in membrane lipid rafts) has product MDTLLTVGIIIAAIVVIIVLAFIGKFFSLWLQALFSKANVSIFQLIGMRLRKVPPQVIVEARILSCKAGLPVDTNLLEAHYLSRGNVLRVIQALIAANKANIKLDFKEAAAIDLAGRNVLEAVQMSVNPKVIETPKVSAVALDGIQLHAITRITVRASIQKLVGGAGEETVVARVGEGIVSSIGSAQSHKEVLENPNMISKKVLASGLDAGTAFEILSIDIADVDVGQNIGAILETDRAEADKKIAQAKAEERRAMAFAAEQEMKAKVMEMKAKLVEAEAQIPMAMATALRDGKLGVMDYYNLKNIEADTQMRKEIGTAPETTK; this is encoded by the coding sequence ATGGATACACTTCTTACCGTAGGCATTATCATTGCCGCCATCGTCGTCATCATCGTTCTCGCCTTTATCGGCAAGTTCTTTAGCCTCTGGCTCCAGGCCTTGTTCTCCAAGGCAAACGTGAGCATTTTCCAGCTCATCGGTATGCGCCTCCGTAAGGTTCCGCCACAGGTCATCGTGGAAGCCCGAATCCTCAGCTGCAAGGCAGGCCTCCCAGTTGACACCAACTTGCTCGAAGCCCACTACCTTTCCCGCGGTAACGTGCTCCGCGTGATCCAAGCTCTCATCGCCGCCAACAAAGCAAACATCAAGCTCGACTTCAAGGAAGCTGCAGCCATTGACCTTGCCGGCCGTAACGTGCTCGAAGCTGTGCAGATGTCCGTGAACCCCAAGGTCATCGAAACTCCGAAGGTCTCCGCTGTGGCTCTCGACGGTATTCAGCTCCACGCCATTACCCGTATCACTGTGCGCGCCAGCATCCAGAAGCTCGTCGGTGGTGCCGGCGAAGAAACAGTCGTCGCCCGCGTTGGCGAAGGCATCGTGTCTTCCATCGGTTCTGCTCAAAGCCACAAGGAAGTGCTCGAAAACCCGAACATGATTTCCAAGAAGGTGCTCGCCTCCGGCCTTGACGCAGGTACGGCATTCGAAATTCTCTCCATTGATATTGCAGACGTGGACGTGGGCCAGAACATCGGTGCTATCCTCGAAACCGACCGCGCTGAAGCCGACAAAAAGATTGCTCAGGCCAAGGCAGAAGAACGCCGCGCCATGGCATTCGCCGCCGAACAGGAAATGAAGGCTAAGGTGATGGAAATGAAGGCAAAGCTCGTCGAAGCCGAAGCCCAGATTCCGATGGCTATGGCAACCGCTCTCCGCGACGGAAAGCTCGGCGTGATGGACTACTACAACCTCAAGAACATCGAAGCCGACACGCAGATGCGTAAAGAAATCGGAACCGCACCGGAAACGACCAAGTAA
- a CDS encoding NfeD family protein, protein MKIITKIFLFLAFLATFTFADSTTVVDTAKTEISAPKKQAVWIKLEGDVDPAMYEFCARAIGEAIEKKPDYIVFEINTFGGRLDAAFDLVDTIMAVKGPETIALVKKKAISAGSLIALACKRLYMLEATTIGDCAPIVQGGDGTPQIVGEKIQSPLRAKFRNLAQRNNYPELLASSFVTPELEVLELTATLDKGTPTQRDTTLIIEGKKFAVLDSAEKKFWGSPKILVKEGELLTMTDKEAEELGFSRGTFKNREDFETKLAIERKSEVETNTGEKIASAIAAISGILLILGFGALYIEFKTPGFGMFGIIGIILIGIVFFGQFAPQLDGYFPAILLVAGVILFLVEIFVMPCTFLFGIGGIACMIIALIMSFDTANIPEYVPEAVETTFDATPWLFGLFFVLGSAAIALIIPIAASKYLIPLLPEGWTPMLKTDMETAVSPTEAVQEVAIGSIGTAKTFLRPVGQASFTMPDGSSKLFDVQTHGEIIEAGQKVKIEAVQEGHIWVILDER, encoded by the coding sequence ATGAAGATTATTACAAAAATATTTCTCTTTTTAGCGTTTTTAGCCACATTTACATTTGCCGACTCAACAACCGTAGTCGATACCGCCAAAACCGAGATTTCCGCCCCAAAGAAACAGGCCGTCTGGATTAAACTGGAAGGCGACGTTGACCCCGCCATGTACGAATTCTGCGCTCGCGCCATCGGAGAAGCCATCGAAAAGAAGCCAGATTACATCGTCTTCGAAATCAACACGTTCGGAGGTCGCCTTGATGCCGCTTTCGATCTTGTCGATACCATCATGGCGGTCAAGGGACCCGAAACAATCGCTCTCGTGAAAAAGAAGGCGATCAGCGCAGGTTCGCTCATCGCTCTCGCCTGCAAGCGCCTCTACATGCTCGAAGCCACAACCATTGGCGACTGCGCCCCGATTGTCCAAGGTGGCGATGGCACTCCGCAAATCGTCGGCGAAAAGATCCAGTCCCCACTCCGCGCGAAGTTCCGGAACCTCGCCCAGCGCAACAACTATCCCGAACTCCTGGCATCCTCTTTTGTGACTCCGGAACTCGAAGTACTTGAACTTACCGCCACACTTGACAAGGGAACGCCGACACAGCGAGACACCACGCTTATCATTGAAGGAAAAAAATTTGCAGTCCTCGACAGCGCCGAAAAGAAGTTCTGGGGCTCGCCCAAGATTCTCGTAAAAGAAGGCGAACTTTTGACCATGACCGACAAGGAAGCCGAGGAACTCGGATTTTCTAGAGGCACGTTCAAGAACCGCGAAGACTTTGAAACAAAGCTAGCCATTGAACGCAAAAGCGAAGTCGAGACAAATACCGGCGAAAAAATCGCAAGCGCTATAGCCGCCATCTCAGGCATACTCCTGATTCTCGGATTCGGCGCACTTTATATAGAATTTAAGACTCCGGGATTTGGAATGTTCGGCATCATCGGCATTATCCTTATCGGGATCGTCTTCTTCGGGCAATTCGCACCGCAGCTCGACGGCTACTTCCCGGCAATCCTGCTTGTAGCAGGCGTGATTTTGTTCTTAGTCGAAATTTTCGTCATGCCATGTACGTTCCTGTTTGGCATTGGCGGCATCGCCTGCATGATTATCGCCCTTATCATGAGCTTTGATACAGCAAACATCCCGGAATACGTCCCGGAAGCCGTTGAAACGACATTTGACGCCACCCCATGGCTATTCGGGCTATTCTTCGTTCTCGGGAGTGCGGCCATCGCACTCATCATCCCGATTGCGGCAAGCAAGTATCTGATTCCGCTTTTACCGGAAGGCTGGACTCCGATGCTCAAAACCGACATGGAAACAGCCGTCTCCCCGACCGAAGCCGTGCAGGAAGTTGCGATAGGCTCTATAGGAACCGCAAAAACGTTCTTACGCCCTGTAGGCCAGGCAAGCTTCACCATGCCGGATGGAAGTTCCAAACTTTTTGACGTACAGACCCACGGTGAAATCATCGAAGCAGGTCAGAAAGTAAAGATTGAAGCAGTACAGGAAGGTCATATATGGGTAATTCTAGACGAAAGATAG
- a CDS encoding hybrid sensor histidine kinase/response regulator gives MNNNFFKRNLIVSLILVAFLFIVTNVSFLYINRQAVDDSWDSLDEVAYASEAKMGFLGRSLLSALSNISTVVGMEENLLSENMIRLIRGSRIGPLVSAVRLYLPDGHIIADHAVVFDSSYIENYQKIVSPKPYISKVARDVVHSENIVFEQMVPVRRRGQVVAMLSAVSEIKPLYGYVATNAFKGKASLIVVDRRDGSFVVEKTGKWKNFNEFVRTIKSKKGYSVDEWAATVMKGESAHLAYEETSSDDAKLLVALPLFGGCWTQLLYVNENIAFARVDKIRKFYIGISAIELLVILLYLLRMVWNARRMAEAESNEYSEIADALSGTYECIFYVNVLDDTFDTFHSDRLMDKLHEDVHGKDFFFESISSLRHNLYEDDLEVVMHFMEKGSFLKRLEENPSASVEYRLVIDGNPQFYRMKAIKSSKDENHVIVAVENIDSEVNKAIAQRQEMDRNNRVIESLASDFDFVNYVTLGEDSSSDFVVTYRASSVLLKAIPGWSSEKSFSKRMNLLLKYLVCDSDKNQFQKQTSRDRLVSTLKNESVIHVNFKIKLEGKEVCYQMKVIADKDEIGNLKGIVFGLHSVDEEIKKQMEIQSNLKQNLEIIDILSEDYSSLFYFNLVDNTSGVLAVREDIRGALKDRFATCDRLEDVFKAFVLDMAHPDDREKLIGLASREVVAEQLLHQKRLNIVFRHLYGSEYKFTRLVFAKAEPIDVPPKLIAVGFVEVDAQYRAETEHQENIERIMSLSDQYEVVFDVNIDTGLFSVSLTGGKFKDVVNEETGEGVDFFKDREKDVRKIVYKDDVDSVLSSLNRDTVIARLQHDNSFFQDYRRVTSEGLKWYRMKVTKMGDWSKSRRVLVGLFNNDVVYRKEMAQQAALEQALEMAKSASRAKTMFLNNMSHDIRTPMNAIIGYTELATIHIGNKEQVRNFLGKIELSSNHLLSLINDVLDMSRIESGKLNLNEKLEHLPEIIHTLKDIVQADINAKNLQFFANSVGIRNEDVVCDRLRLNQVLLNVISNAIKYTPAGGSIWFSVEQKESDEDGYGVYEFRIKDSGIGMSEDFLPKIYDAFTRVNSSTVSGIQGTGLGMAITKNIVDMMDGSIDIKSKVDEGTDVVLNFKFALAGAEHELERVKELEGKRILVVDDDVDCAKSIPQIFKELGVEAECCYSGADALERVKAAKAEGHMYDAFLVDWRMPNMDGMKTTSMLRELLGNDILVIVMSAYEWSDIEDKATEVGIHNFVSKPVFPSDARDTLMRSFGLLQAETPVSDKKISFNGKKVLLVDDNELNREIAQEILEDCGILVTTACDGEKAVEYMKNVQPGDCDLVLMDVQMPIMDGYEATRVIRKLDNKVAAEIPIIAMTANAFADDQQAALDAGMNEHVAKPVNVNKLKEVLSRFL, from the coding sequence ATGAACAATAATTTTTTTAAACGAAATTTAATCGTATCGTTGATTCTTGTCGCGTTCTTGTTTATTGTAACAAACGTTTCTTTTTTGTACATAAACAGGCAGGCTGTAGACGATAGCTGGGACTCCCTAGATGAAGTCGCCTATGCTTCTGAAGCAAAAATGGGATTTTTGGGTCGTTCTCTCTTGAGCGCATTGTCCAATATTTCGACTGTGGTGGGGATGGAAGAAAACCTCCTCTCCGAAAACATGATTCGTTTGATTCGCGGGTCGCGCATTGGTCCTCTGGTGTCGGCGGTGCGCCTGTATTTGCCGGATGGTCATATTATTGCGGATCATGCTGTTGTATTTGATTCTTCGTACATCGAAAATTATCAGAAGATTGTTTCCCCAAAGCCGTATATATCGAAAGTCGCTCGCGATGTCGTGCATTCCGAAAATATTGTGTTTGAACAGATGGTGCCTGTCCGCCGTCGTGGCCAGGTGGTTGCGATGCTTTCCGCTGTTTCCGAAATCAAGCCGTTGTATGGCTATGTGGCGACAAATGCGTTCAAGGGCAAGGCTTCCCTGATTGTTGTGGACCGTCGAGATGGATCCTTTGTTGTTGAAAAAACAGGGAAATGGAAGAACTTTAACGAGTTTGTTAGGACGATTAAGTCTAAGAAAGGGTATTCTGTAGATGAGTGGGCGGCAACCGTGATGAAGGGGGAATCTGCGCATTTGGCGTATGAGGAAACTTCCTCGGATGATGCTAAGCTTTTGGTTGCGCTCCCTTTGTTTGGCGGTTGCTGGACTCAACTTTTGTATGTCAATGAAAATATCGCCTTTGCGCGCGTGGATAAAATCCGCAAGTTCTATATCGGAATTTCGGCAATTGAACTTCTCGTGATTCTTTTGTACTTGCTGCGCATGGTGTGGAATGCTCGCCGCATGGCCGAGGCCGAAAGTAACGAGTATTCCGAAATTGCCGATGCCTTGAGCGGAACTTACGAATGCATTTTCTACGTGAACGTTCTGGACGATACATTTGACACGTTCCATTCCGACAGGCTTATGGATAAGCTACACGAAGATGTTCACGGAAAGGACTTCTTCTTTGAATCGATATCGAGCTTGCGTCATAATCTTTATGAAGACGATCTTGAAGTTGTCATGCACTTTATGGAAAAGGGTTCCTTCTTAAAACGTCTTGAAGAAAATCCAAGTGCATCTGTGGAATATAGACTTGTCATTGATGGAAATCCACAGTTCTATCGAATGAAGGCTATTAAGTCCAGCAAAGATGAAAACCATGTCATTGTTGCTGTGGAAAATATTGATTCTGAAGTCAACAAGGCTATTGCCCAGCGTCAGGAAATGGACCGCAACAACAGGGTGATTGAATCTCTGGCTTCGGACTTTGATTTTGTGAACTACGTAACGCTTGGCGAAGATTCTTCTTCGGACTTTGTTGTGACGTACCGCGCCAGTTCTGTGCTTTTGAAGGCTATCCCTGGATGGTCTTCTGAAAAGAGTTTCTCTAAGAGAATGAATCTGTTGCTCAAGTATCTTGTCTGTGATTCTGACAAAAATCAGTTCCAGAAGCAGACGAGTCGCGATCGCCTTGTCTCGACGTTGAAGAACGAATCGGTGATTCATGTCAACTTCAAGATCAAGCTTGAAGGTAAGGAAGTCTGCTACCAGATGAAGGTTATTGCCGACAAGGACGAAATCGGCAATCTCAAGGGTATCGTTTTTGGTCTGCACAGTGTCGATGAAGAAATCAAGAAGCAGATGGAAATCCAGTCGAACTTGAAGCAGAACCTTGAAATTATCGACATTCTTTCGGAAGACTATTCGTCACTCTTCTACTTCAATCTTGTTGACAACACGAGTGGCGTTCTTGCCGTTCGCGAAGACATCAGGGGCGCCCTGAAGGATCGGTTTGCGACTTGTGACCGTCTGGAAGATGTCTTTAAAGCGTTTGTCTTGGATATGGCTCATCCGGATGATCGTGAAAAGCTTATCGGGCTTGCGTCTAGAGAGGTGGTGGCTGAACAGCTTTTGCACCAGAAACGCCTGAATATTGTATTTAGGCACCTCTATGGTTCAGAATACAAGTTTACGCGTTTAGTATTTGCTAAGGCCGAGCCTATAGATGTTCCGCCGAAACTTATCGCTGTCGGCTTTGTCGAGGTGGATGCTCAGTACCGTGCAGAGACGGAACACCAGGAAAATATTGAACGCATTATGAGCCTTTCGGACCAGTATGAAGTCGTGTTCGATGTCAATATCGATACGGGCTTGTTTAGCGTTTCGTTGACAGGCGGAAAGTTCAAGGATGTCGTTAATGAAGAGACTGGAGAAGGCGTTGACTTCTTTAAGGACAGGGAAAAGGATGTCCGCAAGATTGTCTATAAGGACGATGTTGATTCCGTGCTCTCTTCGCTTAATCGCGATACCGTAATTGCTCGCTTGCAACACGATAACTCCTTCTTCCAGGATTATCGACGTGTGACTAGCGAAGGGCTTAAGTGGTACCGCATGAAGGTGACCAAGATGGGCGACTGGTCCAAGTCTCGTCGAGTGCTTGTCGGCCTGTTCAATAACGATGTCGTTTACCGCAAGGAAATGGCGCAACAGGCGGCCCTTGAACAGGCGCTTGAAATGGCAAAGTCTGCGTCACGTGCAAAGACGATGTTCCTCAACAACATGAGTCATGACATCCGCACTCCGATGAATGCGATTATCGGCTATACGGAACTTGCGACAATCCATATTGGCAACAAGGAACAGGTGCGGAACTTCCTTGGAAAGATTGAGCTTTCTTCGAACCACCTGCTTTCGCTTATCAATGACGTGCTTGACATGAGCCGTATTGAATCGGGCAAGCTGAACTTGAATGAAAAGCTGGAACATCTTCCGGAAATAATCCATACGCTCAAGGATATTGTCCAGGCGGATATCAATGCGAAGAACTTGCAGTTCTTTGCCAATAGCGTCGGTATTCGTAACGAAGATGTTGTCTGTGATAGGCTCCGTTTGAACCAGGTGCTTTTGAACGTGATTTCAAACGCTATCAAGTACACGCCGGCGGGTGGCTCCATCTGGTTCTCTGTGGAACAGAAGGAATCGGACGAAGATGGCTATGGCGTTTACGAGTTCCGCATCAAGGACTCGGGCATTGGCATGAGCGAAGATTTCTTGCCGAAGATTTATGATGCGTTTACCCGTGTGAATTCCTCGACGGTCTCTGGCATCCAGGGAACGGGTCTTGGCATGGCGATTACAAAGAACATTGTCGACATGATGGATGGCTCGATCGACATCAAGAGCAAGGTGGACGAAGGAACTGATGTTGTTCTGAATTTCAAGTTTGCTCTTGCCGGCGCTGAACATGAACTTGAACGCGTCAAGGAACTGGAAGGCAAAAGGATTCTCGTTGTCGATGATGATGTAGATTGTGCTAAGAGCATTCCGCAGATCTTTAAGGAACTCGGTGTTGAAGCTGAATGTTGCTATTCCGGTGCGGACGCCTTGGAACGTGTGAAGGCGGCGAAGGCCGAAGGTCACATGTACGACGCCTTCCTAGTGGACTGGCGCATGCCGAATATGGATGGCATGAAAACGACGTCGATGCTTCGCGAGTTGCTCGGGAACGATATCCTTGTGATTGTGATGTCTGCCTATGAATGGTCGGATATCGAGGACAAGGCGACCGAAGTCGGAATCCATAACTTTGTAAGTAAACCAGTGTTCCCGTCGGATGCCCGCGATACGCTGATGCGCAGCTTTGGACTTTTGCAGGCGGAAACTCCGGTATCGGATAAGAAGATCAGCTTTAATGGCAAAAAGGTTTTGCTTGTCGATGATAACGAACTGAACCGCGAAATCGCCCAGGAAATTCTAGAAGATTGCGGAATTCTGGTGACAACGGCTTGCGATGGCGAAAAGGCTGTCGAGTACATGAAGAATGTGCAGCCGGGCGACTGTGACTTGGTCTTGATGGACGTGCAGATGCCGATTATGGATGGTTACGAGGCGACTCGCGTTATCCGTAAGCTCGACAACAAGGTGGCTGCAGAAATTCCGATTATCGCCATGACGGCGAACGCCTTTGCCGATGACCAACAGGCGGCTCTGGATGCCGGCATGAACGAGCATGTGGCAAAACCCGTGAACGTCAATAAGTTGAAGGAAGTGCTGTCGAGATTTTTGTAG
- the rpsO gene encoding 30S ribosomal protein S15, with protein sequence MATITKEKAAELTAKFGANEKDTGNVRVQIAILTEKIKNLTEHIKTNKKDFHSLRGLSMMVAKRKNLLKYYGEKDIIAQRALIKDLGLRG encoded by the coding sequence ATGGCTACTATCACAAAAGAAAAGGCTGCAGAACTCACCGCTAAGTTTGGTGCTAACGAAAAGGACACCGGTAACGTCCGCGTTCAGATCGCTATCCTCACGGAAAAGATCAAGAACCTCACCGAACACATCAAGACCAACAAGAAGGACTTCCACTCTCTCCGCGGTCTGTCCATGATGGTTGCAAAGCGCAAGAACCTTCTCAAGTACTACGGCGAAAAGGACATTATCGCTCAGCGTGCATTGATCAAGGATCTCGGTCTCCGCGGCTAA
- the pnp gene encoding polyribonucleotide nucleotidyltransferase encodes MSTEAYQAKYGKMLDPKEVSVNLPDGRVITFETGRIAKQARGSAVAKMGDAFVLSTVCYGEEKDGDFFPLTVEYREKSYAAGRLPGGYSKREPGRPSDEEILSARIIDRPIRPMFPENFTREVQVIVQVLSSDKKFAPDVLGVSAASLSIGLSELPFEQQVAAVRVAVVDGQNIVMPTYDQVAVADLDLVVAGTEDSVCMVEGGAYEVSEDTMIGAILAGHEVIKQMCKAQQELVDRCAKPKMELKPKFVGEEHDKLVATVKDVVWDELNKDVHSNMVKTDFYPAMADLCARMLEDPRILAIIGEGEAQNAQLAADAKGIFSDLERTAMREMILNEGVRLDGRTTTEVRPIEIEMGVLPRAHGSAIFQRGETQGLVICTLGTKADEQRFESLQGEGAKSYMLHYNFPPFSVGECKKLGLSRREIGHGHLAERSLAAVLPLPEDFPYTIRVVSEIMESNGSSSMASVCGGCLSLMDAGVPIKAPVAGIAMGLISEKGSVKEGGKIKILSDITGTEDHLGDMDFKVTGTAEGITAFQMDIKIRGITPELMREALEQARQGRIHILGRMAELGLPAPRPHVSEKAPTMLKMRIPTTKIRDVIGSGGSVIKGMQAQTGCTINIDDNGNIDIAAPTGKAGEVCRRMIEELTAEPEPGRKYKGKVKTIQPFGAFVEILPGRDGLVHISELADRRVDKVEDVVHVGDEVEVLCLGVDPKGKVKLSMKALLPPKAAPAAEAAPEAPAAPTEA; translated from the coding sequence ATGTCAACAGAAGCTTATCAAGCTAAATACGGCAAGATGCTCGACCCGAAGGAAGTGTCTGTAAACCTTCCGGATGGCCGTGTCATTACGTTTGAAACTGGCCGTATCGCAAAGCAGGCACGTGGTTCTGCTGTCGCCAAGATGGGGGACGCGTTTGTCCTTTCTACCGTTTGCTACGGTGAAGAAAAGGATGGTGACTTCTTCCCTCTGACAGTTGAATACCGCGAAAAGTCTTATGCTGCCGGACGCCTGCCTGGTGGCTATAGCAAGCGCGAACCGGGTCGTCCGAGCGATGAAGAAATTCTTTCTGCTCGTATTATCGACCGTCCGATTCGTCCGATGTTCCCGGAAAACTTCACTCGTGAAGTCCAGGTCATCGTTCAGGTTCTTTCTTCCGACAAGAAGTTCGCTCCGGACGTTCTTGGCGTAAGTGCTGCATCTCTCTCTATCGGTCTTTCTGAACTCCCGTTCGAACAGCAGGTCGCTGCCGTTCGCGTGGCTGTCGTCGATGGCCAGAACATAGTGATGCCGACTTATGACCAGGTTGCCGTGGCCGATCTAGACCTCGTGGTCGCCGGTACGGAAGACTCTGTGTGCATGGTCGAAGGTGGTGCTTACGAAGTGTCCGAAGACACGATGATTGGCGCTATCCTCGCTGGTCACGAAGTCATCAAGCAGATGTGCAAAGCCCAACAGGAACTGGTGGACCGCTGTGCTAAGCCGAAGATGGAACTCAAGCCGAAGTTTGTTGGTGAAGAACACGACAAGCTCGTTGCTACGGTCAAGGATGTTGTCTGGGACGAACTGAACAAGGACGTCCACTCCAACATGGTGAAGACGGACTTCTATCCGGCTATGGCAGACCTCTGCGCTCGTATGCTCGAAGATCCGCGTATCCTCGCTATCATCGGCGAAGGCGAAGCACAGAATGCTCAGCTCGCTGCAGATGCAAAGGGCATCTTCAGTGACCTCGAACGCACGGCTATGCGCGAAATGATTTTGAACGAAGGCGTTCGTCTTGACGGCCGTACCACGACCGAAGTCCGCCCGATCGAAATCGAAATGGGCGTGCTCCCGCGTGCTCACGGTTCTGCAATCTTCCAGCGTGGCGAAACCCAGGGTCTCGTCATTTGTACGCTTGGAACAAAGGCTGACGAACAACGTTTCGAAAGCTTGCAGGGCGAAGGCGCAAAGAGCTACATGCTCCATTACAACTTCCCGCCGTTCTCCGTCGGTGAATGCAAGAAGCTCGGTCTCTCTCGCCGTGAAATTGGTCACGGTCACTTGGCCGAACGCTCCCTCGCAGCAGTTCTTCCGCTCCCGGAAGATTTCCCGTACACGATCCGCGTGGTTTCCGAAATCATGGAATCCAACGGTTCTTCTTCCATGGCCTCTGTTTGCGGTGGCTGCCTCAGCTTGATGGACGCTGGCGTTCCTATCAAGGCTCCGGTTGCAGGTATCGCCATGGGCCTCATCTCCGAAAAGGGCTCCGTCAAGGAAGGCGGCAAGATCAAGATCTTGTCCGACATTACCGGTACGGAAGACCACCTCGGCGATATGGACTTCAAGGTAACGGGTACTGCCGAAGGTATCACTGCATTCCAGATGGACATCAAGATCCGCGGTATCACCCCGGAACTTATGCGTGAAGCTTTGGAACAGGCTCGTCAGGGCCGTATCCACATTCTCGGTCGCATGGCTGAACTTGGCCTCCCGGCACCGCGTCCGCACGTTTCTGAAAAGGCTCCGACGATGCTCAAGATGCGCATCCCGACCACGAAGATTCGTGACGTTATCGGTTCTGGTGGCTCTGTCATCAAGGGTATGCAGGCTCAGACGGGCTGCACCATCAACATTGACGACAACGGCAATATCGACATCGCCGCCCCGACGGGTAAGGCTGGTGAAGTTTGCCGCCGCATGATCGAAGAACTCACAGCAGAACCGGAACCGGGCCGCAAGTACAAGGGCAAGGTGAAGACGATCCAGCCGTTTGGCGCATTCGTTGAAATCCTCCCGGGTCGCGATGGTCTTGTCCACATCTCCGAACTTGCCGACCGCCGTGTCGATAAGGTCGAAGACGTTGTTCATGTCGGTGACGAAGTCGAAGTGCTCTGCCTCGGTGTTGACCCGAAGGGCAAGGTGAAGCTCTCTATGAAGGCTTTGCTCCCTCCGAAGGCTGCCCCGGCTGCTGAAGCTGCTCCTGAAGCACCGGCTGCTCCGACTGAAGCTTAG
- a CDS encoding histidine kinase N-terminal 7TM domain-containing protein translates to MGYIYLTLMFVLSAVNLAVLSLRFQNQRNNYVYYAFYAILVANFGHWLLGFSESVEGAIIANKVNYLGGSFLPMFMFFALMQVCKMSIPKWLHFSLIFMSFTICALAMTVGYFPAYYKTVEYVVQAGVGNYVATYGWAHGLFNAFLVSYVILDIWIIIRAILHQKMVSLKNIIAMIIGEIATIMSFFLA, encoded by the coding sequence ATGGGTTACATCTATTTAACATTGATGTTTGTTTTGTCTGCTGTCAATTTGGCAGTGCTTTCTCTGCGTTTCCAAAATCAGCGGAACAATTACGTTTATTACGCCTTTTATGCGATTCTGGTCGCTAATTTTGGCCATTGGCTTTTGGGATTTTCAGAATCGGTCGAGGGGGCTATTATCGCGAACAAGGTGAACTACCTTGGCGGGTCGTTCCTCCCGATGTTCATGTTCTTTGCCCTTATGCAAGTTTGCAAGATGAGCATCCCGAAATGGCTGCATTTCTCCCTGATTTTCATGAGCTTTACGATTTGCGCTCTGGCGATGACTGTAGGGTATTTCCCGGCATATTACAAGACCGTGGAGTATGTTGTCCAGGCGGGTGTCGGTAACTATGTAGCAACTTACGGCTGGGCTCACGGCTTGTTCAATGCTTTCCTGGTGAGCTATGTCATTTTAGATATTTGGATTATTATCCGTGCCATTTTGCACCAGAAGATGGTTTCGCTCAAGAATATCATTGCGATGATTATTGGCGAAATCGCAACAATTATGTCGTTCTTCCTGGCCTGA